Part of the Henckelia pumila isolate YLH828 chromosome 2, ASM3356847v2, whole genome shotgun sequence genome is shown below.
ttgatcagatcaagaaacaaattaagactgcacaggatcgtcaggccatctatgctaatactaagcgtaggcctttgcagtttgatgttgggaaGAAATtttttctgagagtttcacctttccgcaggattatcagatttggcctcaagtgcaagttgtctcctagatttatcggttcgtttgagatcctggagagcattggcgatttggcttatcgtctggacttgtcaccgtatctgtccagtattcacgacgtgttctttgtatctctgttgcgacggtatgtgacggatcagtctcatattctgcagccgtctgaagttcaggtggatacagatttgacttatgtagagagacttattcgtatcctggatcgtaaggataaggtcttgcggaataaagtcattcctctggttttagttcagtggcagagccgaggcactgaagaatcCACTTGGGAGCTggaaagcaggatgcgttcagaacatcctgagttattttgattttattgtcgtgttgtattcagttgtgaactctgtaaatgtttgatttgaataaagaatgtttctgcacGTTGTTTCgatttcagtacttaagatttaatttcgaggacgaaatatattaagtgggggagaatgttgtagcccgtaaccaaattaGGTAATTAAGGGAAATAATCGCAATTAGGGACCTTGAGTtcagacgctccgaacgtgatcggacgatccgaagccaggatcggaggctccgaacgtgttcgaACGCTCCATCAacaggttcggacggcccgatcgGCGTCCAGTATTACGTCATTGATTACGTCAGCAAAGTGACGCCATGGCTAAcgtattgatgggacttcggacgccCCGAATTTGAGTTCGGATGGCCCaaacgtgttcggaggctccgaagccagttcggacggcccaaactccgtctataaataggggtgccgagtctCACATTTGAGCGCACCAATCActtctcttctctcgattccttggtcttctagcttagatctagggaattctaggcgttccACTGGAAATCCAgaagtggcgtagcgatccaggcgttgtagcggagctttggcctagttttgaggcaagcgacaacaaCGGGTTCACGaaggacgcatgtatagctttttcttcctaaaactatttaggagtatgcaatagcttagttaaggcttttagagcactataatgatattagtatcatttggcagtgtagtgcggattataggcgtggacctagagctggtagagtttgcctagtatttgaggtacgaaagtacttttcgagatatcctgactgagtatgcatgtattatgtgactgcatgatttatatgacatgattatatgctgcatacatttgcatcttgagcgatctcttttgagatgtctgttagtaggattttaccctatccttttagtggatggactttcatcgatttgggtctggagtatccactggttttcggtatgtgagccacctcctgaagcgacggcacatcgtgctacataccagggtttggtctgtctttgttatctgatttttacctctagtcagtaggcggtacacttgcattcatgtatactcatactctcgtgctgagcgttttatgctcacgtctcgtactttgtgtatctggacaccctattccatggggcatgtttgcgattggatgaagcgggtggatccaagaggggctaggcagaggatggccagctggagctttgactagggttttattttattatattgggTTGACacagtattcgatttggttgtataaattatTTAGGTATTTAcaaattccttttcttgggattgtataatatttatgattttcgTAGCTTAGTTCTAattactgtttaattaagttaattgcatgtctaagttctgtatagtaggtgatctcggtaagggtcactacacctaACACGAgcctatgtgtccaaccatctactgacaaggtaaatatcccaataccggatatcacaaggatacagGATCAATATGTttatgtatgcaacatacagtcatgacatgcggtatataaagacatataaaacatgcaatcacataatccatgcaaacacataatacatgcatactcaatttggatatctcgaataatactttcgtaccttactaagacagatcctagaagctcccatctaggtccaagcctagcATGCAACACtataacataaataaccatgcattacctatcATGTCAAACATCatctactaggctctaaaatccttaattaaactatagcctactccctatttactataggtaaccaaagccatacctttatccgtcgtcagcccgctgatgtcgtatgccccagagcctgggcatagcctagctacgacccctggatgcctcgccagagctccacCACCTGGCTGCTAATGCGGACACCgtccgctataaaaatactatttcctactccaactcttaaagaaagagttcCGAAGCCcataaaatagagccattaccgggagaggagagggaatTGGACATTCAAAATGAGAGTCTCAGACCCCTTTTTATAGGCCTTGGTACGGACAGTCCGAACtgggtttggaggctccgaaccgggcaTGATTTCCACATGTAGAGTgcattttgacacctcaatccggcggtgagttcggacggtccaaactgggttcggatggtccgaactgccacttgtacGAGCCACTTTTGACACTTGGactctgctgagttcggacggcccgaactggttcggatggcccgaactggtccgcaggctccgaactgttttggtcttTCCGAACTCATTTTGGACCCCCCGGGACCTAcactaccattttcggacgtttcggatctgattttaCACTTATTTTAACTAAATAAGGACTCCTTGatcatgttttgacacttttaaaattatatgtcattttctaacatgtttaaaatcacttaatcttgtaaaatgaaacaGGGCTACTACATATATTTAGGGACCTTTTATTTTTCCAAAGACTTGTTCAAGTTGCTGACCCCTTAGACTTAACCCATAAATttctagactgacccaataattctcatggacccCAGACCCATGAAAACTAATGGGAtcacataaaatattatttaagtcCATTTAAATTAATTAGCTCGAAATTAATCCAATAATTCTTAACTAGCCCATAAACGCTTAAACCGGTTCATTAACTTAAACTTAAACATTAGCACATTTAAATTACTAAACCAGacacaacttggcccaataattctcatgggtcACTCGGCGCATGACAAATTAATgggctcacttcattaattaatttagcccaaatttataattaaaatagcccaattaattaattaaccaaacccaaacccaaacccattaattattaacttaatctcttatttaatttaaaataaaaatacccgagccaaACTAATATAACCCGGAtccaactaacttgacccatcaattttttagacccgacccgtaCCCATAAGCCCGTTCCTGTCCGTTTAAAGCCCAAAACTCAGAACATAACTTATGGAGAAATCTGCACACAACTAGCCTCTTAAAACAACTGCGGCCGTCAGAATCTGGACACCACCGGCCGGAGAACCACCGACAGACCTAGCCCATATCCAGACGGTTATAACCCAATAAATTTGACCTTAAACCGAGCCTTGTCAATCTAGCCCTAGTTTCTGCTCGCGCAGAACACATGCACTGACTTcaggccgttcggccgcccaCCTTCGGCCAACACCGGCGAACACCACCTGGAGGAccttccccaaggtcttggggcTCTAACCCAACTAGAAACAGACCCTAAATCGCCCTGTAGACCAAGAATGAGCCATCACACACAGACTGCTCAATCTGCGACCAAACCTGCGTCCAGCTCAATCCTAGCCCAAACCAACGACTAAAGCTATTGGACCATCATCAAAACACGACCCTAAGGACCCAAATTAAGACAACAAACCGAAGTACAGCATTTTTGATCAAGCCATGGTCAGAAAACTCATCAAACTTGAGACATATGCATAAAAAACGTGATAACATGCATGAGCCATGAATAATatcattcaaatctgaaaaaacATGCATTAAGAGATCATTCATATTAAAAACagtgtatatgatttaaatggtggccaagaaTGGATTCGAGACGTGCCTTTGCGTTATTTACGCTCAAATTTACGTTACCGTCGCGTAGATCGTAGTTCGAGACGAACAGAGAATCAAATCTTCAATTCTACAAAGTTCGCGTGAAAAGTGTGTGAGAGTGTGAGGGAGGCGGCTGCAAATCGGATTTGAGGGAGGGCTAGGTTGACGTGAAGATGGATGGAGAATAATGAAAGCcaaaataagttatttatttgtaTATTGTATTGGAGCAtgctttaaattaaaattaattaaatcaagtttaaaacttttaagCCTACTAAATATTCAGAtttaaaactctaaattttcgtaatatataattattggcTTTTGAAAGTATCTTAAAAGCCAATAAAATGACCTATTTTAGTGAAAACTGGGCTTctgtacatatatatacattaaaactttcaatttttgaaaataaaatcttaaaataataatttaatactCTTAAAAATCCTAGACAAAATCTTTGGATGGAAACTTCTTTTTCATTCGTTCacagtcccgtctacgcgatcgcaAAAATatcttttctcaaataaatttacAAATTTCATAATATCAGGTTAAATTCTATAATAActttaaaacatgcacataattcacataatagcacataaaaatcatttaacctcttattcttaatttttaaaatcattaaatcccctagttatgcatgcgggtttACGTAACGAATTTCCGGGGGTTACAAATTGGGAGGATCTCAGCCTTATTTATAGGAAAGGGTTTGGAAGCTTCGAACTCGCATGTTTGCCACGTGCCAAACTGTCctatcggaagctccaatcccaCCCTTCGGACGTCCGATTCTCATGCATGCGATTGCGTGTCAAAATGTTGGCGACACATCATTAGTGCACATGACCTAACTCTTCGAAAATTTCGTTCTCACGTTCGGTGGTTTCGATCTCACCCTAAGCTTCCGAACTGCGTCGCTTGGTCCGATCTCTTTGGACCTTCTGAACTATCCGAGTCAACTTTGAATCATGGACTATTTATGACACACTGGAGTTGATTTCTTGGTCCGATTAATCATAGTAAAATCTTGTTTAATCATTTAAGCTCATAAAATATGATTCGAGTTACTACACTctgcgttttttttttttttttttttttttgcgttcGAAAATAGAGTGGGCAATAAGTTGAAAAAGGAAGAAATTGATATAAAGAAAACCCGGGAAGGAGAATGGTCAATGATGTAGCAAcgacaaaaataaaagatttagTCTGCGATTTTTTTACTCTGCCCACTCACAAAGTTGAAAGAAAATACAATTCCAGATTTGTAGaatccaaaaagaaaaaaaaaacttttttttttattttttcttgaatAATCGACCATTATAAGAGGAGTAAACATAATACTTTTGAAGGTAATAGAGTAATTATTTGTGAAACAAATAAATAGATTATGATAGTATTTGAAAGAACATGTGAAAAGCAATTCTCcgcatttttttaataaaaattaaaaattttatgaaattttgcacatttaaattcttttattttatttattaatatacaTTTGCTATTGCGGAATTTACTGCCATTTCTCCGTTATTTGTAACGAAGAAGAAAAAAACAACTCAAACACCATAGGCGGCGACGGTGCAGAGGTCCAAGAGAGGAAATCTCGTGGCGTAAAGAATCCACAGCTACTCTTCGATCCAAAAAGGTGAACGTCATATAGAATGGCGACGGCGGCGGTAGAGACTCGAACGGGGGAGAAATCGAAGCAGCATCACCAGCAAGCTGGTACATGGGCTGGCGGCGGCGAGGGGCTCCGGCAATACTATCAGCAACGCATACAGGATATGCAGCTTCTTGTTCGACAAAAAGACCACGATCTCCAGCGTCTCGAAGCGCAGCGCAACGACCTTAATGCCCGAGGTCTTCTTTTCCTCTCCTTTGTCAATTTGACAAGGGTTTGTCTTCTTTATTGCATCTCGGAGGTTGATACCCCTTTGTTTTAATTTATGGGATTGGGTGAACCCACGGTGTCATAATTTCATTATCctgatatttaaaattataattgcaGTATTGATTCCAATTTCCAAATATATGCCTAGGGTTTCTTTGGCTGTTCAATTTTGTTTAGGCTGAGTCAATTTGCCTCAGTTTTGGTTAGTCGCGTGTTTTGGGAAATTAGTTCGGGGACTGGGAATCTTTGCTCATTTGACGGAGACATGGAACAGATATTATATGCGTGTGAGGGCGAGTATCTAATGAAGTAGGAGTTTGTAGAAGATTGGAATTTTGAAGTTAGGTTGTTGTTGTGTGATGGAATGATAGGGAGATTTTTTAGCATTATGTATAACTCATTGATTCAAGAAATACGGGTATCGGTCCTCAatgttatatattattatattagataCACAATCTGTCGACAGAAGCTGTTTCTGCATTACTTTTTTCCCGCGTTCGTCAACTCTCTCAGGAAACAATGTGGaatcctatttttttttttaatacctGCTAATTGTTAGCATGATGCCctcttgtttttatttatgtctTGATTAATGGAAATTAAAGCTATAGAATCAATTTAAATTAGCATTACAAAGGTGACTCAAGATTACAGGAGAAAATAATTGTTTATGCACAAGAGTTATGTCATAGATATTTTATGGTGCTGAAGATGTTCTAAATAAATGTCTTTGGTATTTAGTGAGATCGCTGAAGGAAGAGTTGCAGCTCCTTCAAGAGCCTGGATCTTATGTTGGTGAAGTTGTCAAAGTCATGGGAAAATCAAAGGTTCTTGTCAAGGTTTGTTGTCTTTTCATCCGTGTTTAGGCTTTGTATTAGCTTTACCTATTACTCGTTCCATTCTCACATGCCCTGTTTCTATGTCTATCAGATGTCCTAACTCCAAATGACGCAGAACATGTTTATTTTATACATGATCTTAGTCtggttgcattttttttttgtgatttgtCCTATTTTTCACCTTTAAAATGATCATCGTTCGGTGTGAATTGAAGCTCTTATCAAAAAGTTTGAACAAGCTCATCTATTTCCTTCCTCATGAATCCAAAGTGCACAAGAGGTGCCCAAGATGATGTTTCACTGAGGAGAGTGGAAAATTTCTTTAAATGGAATACCTCCAATCTCTCTCCCTCTCTTTTGTTGAGTGCTTTGAAGTTTACATCAGTTCACAAAAGTTAATCTATATTCTTTTCTTCAGGTTGGGAAAGTGCTTATTGAATTCTGACAGAAAATATAAATGAAATTAAAAGAAGATAAGCCATTATTTTATACCTTTCTTTCGGTTATTGAATTTTTGTTCCACGTCAATGTTGATAATTATTGTCTTTGATGGGGTTTATGCAACGTCAAAATGATATTAGAAATTTGTGCAGGAAGTGATGTAAGGTGCTTTTGTCAGGTTAGAAAGAGGATCATCTAGCTTTGTTTCGGTTATTGAATTTTTGTTCCACATCAGATGTTGATAATTATTGTCTTAGATGGGGTTTATGCAACGTCAAAATGATATTAGAAATTTGTGGAGGAATTGATGTAAGGTGCTTTTGTTTTTCAAGTCTCTACCTGTTTTACATTAATAACTGATGCCTTAAATCTTTTTTTTCCCCTCAGGTTCATCCTGAGGGGAAGTATGTTGTTGACATTGACAAGAACATTGATATCACTAAGATTACACCATCAACAAGAGTTGCTTTACGTAATGATAGCTATGTGCTCCACTTGATTCTTCCAAGTAAAGTTGATCCGTTGGTGAACCTTATGAAAGTAGAGAAAGTTCCAGACTCCACTTATGACATGATTGGTGGTCTTGACCAGCAAATTAAAGAGATAAAGGAGGTGTTCTTCAATTCTCTTTTGGCTGTTTTATATTGAAAGTATTATCTTATGCATTTGTTAGTGTCAGTATCGtgccaaataatttttttactatACCCCTGATTGAGGAATTacgtttttatatttttatttgagttattttttaAAGTGTTTCTCTCCATTTTTAACAGGCAAGTGAGTCCCATCTTGGATTTCAGTCATTTTATTGATATTTGCCtttcattattttcatctttTTCCTTTATAAGAAACAATTTAATTGGTCCATAGAACACAATCAGGAAATCTTTTTAAAAGTGAAATTTCAATGATACATATAAGTTGATAATATTCTGATAAGCTGGTGGTGGTGGAAGCGCTTCATGGCTGATTGTTCCTTCAATAGGAATCTAAATAGTTTTGGTTTGGGTGAGAGGTTGCAGAATAATGTATGTGCAAAACCTTATTTGTGTTTTGAAGGAGGCAAGATTCTCATCGTTGCATTTCTTTTGTTAGTTTTTAGAATATTTATCGAAATTCAAATGGTAGATTCAAACTGACTAGGCTTACTTGCATTCCCAAGGTGAAAAACTAGATCATTTCAAGTGAGACCTGGTACTCAATAGGAATTCCGGCTGTTGAATTTTTGCTGCAAATATTGTTTAAAGTGACACTGCATCTGATATTTAAGTTGTTTTCTGCCTCTGCATCTGCCCTCTTTCATTTGTGTAGGTGATTGAACTCCCTATCAAACATCCTGAATTGTTTGAGAGTCTTGGAATTGCTCAGCCTAAGGTACCATTATGAATTGGTTTACAGTTCTGTCAACGTTCGAATGCATTTATTAATCATTTAATCTTTTTATCTCCTTTAATAGCATGTATAATCTTTAATCTCCTTCAATTGCTGCAGGGAGTCTTGCTATATGGACCTCCTGGCACTGGTAAAACGCTTCTGGCAAGGGCAGTGGCTCATCATACTGACTGCACCTTTATCCGAGTGTCAGGCTCAGAATTAGTGCAAAAGTATATTGGAGAAGGCTCTAGGATGGTGAGAGAACTATTTGTGATGGCCAGGTTTGTCCAAATGGAAAGCATAATTTACGCTTTTTTGCTTACGTTTTTCTTATTTCCTTACAAAGTCAACATTGTCTACTTTTTCGTTTGTGTAGTGGATAAATAGACAATATTTGTAACTCTTTTCCTCTAACATATACTTAGTTATTTTACTTTGTTGGCAGAGAGCATGCGCCATCTATTATCTTTATGGATGAAATTGATAGCATAGGTTCTGCTCGCATGGAATCTGGAAGCGGCAATGGGGATAGTGAAGTTCAGAGGACTATGCTGGAGCTACTCAACCAGCTTGATGGCTTTGAAGCATCTAATAAGATCAAAGTATGTCCAAGTCAAAGTGGTTTTCAGTTGAATACTTATCCTCCTgttgttttttcttttttgacaTGCAATGAAATTATTGTCAGTTAGTTATAGCTGCATCATATGATAGGAgttttgcattatttttttatgtttg
Proteins encoded:
- the LOC140879085 gene encoding 26S proteasome regulatory subunit 8 homolog A isoform X1, translated to MATAAVETRTGEKSKQHHQQAGTWAGGGEGLRQYYQQRIQDMQLLVRQKDHDLQRLEAQRNDLNARVRSLKEELQLLQEPGSYVGEVVKVMGKSKVLVKVHPEGKYVVDIDKNIDITKITPSTRVALRNDSYVLHLILPSKVDPLVNLMKVEKVPDSTYDMIGGLDQQIKEIKEVIELPIKHPELFESLGIAQPKGVLLYGPPGTGKTLLARAVAHHTDCTFIRVSGSELVQKYIGEGSRMVRELFVMAREHAPSIIFMDEIDSIGSARMESGSGNGDSEVQRTMLELLNQLDGFEASNKIKVLMATNRIDILDQALLRPGRIDRKIEFPNPNADSRFDILKIHSRKMNMMRGIDLKKIAEKMNGASGAELKAVCTEAGMFALRERRVHVTQEDFEMAVAKVMKKETDKNMSLRKLWK
- the LOC140879085 gene encoding 26S proteasome regulatory subunit 8 homolog A isoform X3, encoding MATAAVETRTGEKSKQHHQQAGTWAGGGEGLRQYYQQRIQDMQLLVRQKDHDLQRLEAQRNDLNARVRSLKEELQLLQEPGSYVGEVVKVMGKSKVLVKVIELPIKHPELFESLGIAQPKGVLLYGPPGTGKTLLARAVAHHTDCTFIRVSGSELVQKYIGEGSRMVRELFVMAREHAPSIIFMDEIDSIGSARMESGSGNGDSEVQRTMLELLNQLDGFEASNKIKVLMATNRIDILDQALLRPGRIDRKIEFPNPNADSRFDILKIHSRKMNMMRGIDLKKIAEKMNGASGAELKAVCTEAGMFALRERRVHVTQEDFEMAVAKVMKKETDKNMSLRKLWK
- the LOC140879085 gene encoding 26S proteasome regulatory subunit 8 homolog A isoform X2; translation: MATAAVETRTGEKSKQHHQQAGTWAGGGEGLRQYYQQRIQDMQLLVRQKDHDLQRLEAQRNDLNARVRSLKEELQLLQEPGSYVGEVVKVMGKSKVLVKVHPEGKYVVDIDKNIDITKITPSTRVALRNDSYVLHLILPSKVDPLVNLMKVEKVPDSTYDMIGGLDQQIKEIKEVIELPIKHPELFESLGIAQPKGVLLYGPPGTGKTLLARAVAHHTDCTFIRVSGSELVQKYIGEGSRMVRELFVMAREHAPSIIFMDEIDSIGSARMESGSGNGDSEVQRTMLELLNQLDGFEASNKIKSRFDILKIHSRKMNMMRGIDLKKIAEKMNGASGAELKAVCTEAGMFALRERRVHVTQEDFEMAVAKVMKKETDKNMSLRKLWK